A region of the Clostridium sp. AN503 genome:
GGTGCCGGTCACCGGTTCGCCATCCGGTCCGACGATCACTTTCGGTGCCACTACATCTGCAGCGGCTGCCGTCACAACATCCAGATCCGCTCCGCCGCCTGATTTCATCAATACGCATTCTGCCATTCTGTCTCCTTCCCATAATGGTAATTATCCAATCCTTACCATCATGTTTTACTTAATCTTACGCGTTTGCCGCCCGACACACTTTTCCATCCGGACCCTGAAACGCTATATTTTAAGCCATTCCTGCTTCCCTATAATTACCATTATCAGAAGCTCTGGATCTCTGCCAGGATCTCCGCCCTTTCCTCTTTGGTCAACCGAGAGTAAGATCCCAGGATATCCTCCAGTTCTTCACCGCGTTCCATACGGATTCTCGCTGCCTTGATAATAATGTTCTTCTGGATATTACTAAGCATCTAAGCCACCTCCGATCACTTCTGCCATTGCCAGGGTCAATTCCATATTCTCTGCTGTCAGTGCTGCTACCTGCTGTTCCTGTGTTGGCACATACGGGACCTGTTTCTCCTCTCCAGTTTCCGGATCCACATGCCAGAAGAACCCGTCGTGGTATTTATCTCCTGCGCTGCAACGGTACTGCAGGCAATCCACCGCGAAGGCCTCCGGGCCGTAGGTGCATTTGGTGAGATAATCCGCTGTTGGATAATTCTCACAGACCATTACATTTTTTACCTCGCCCTCGAATACCTGGGCAAACACTTCATGTACTATCATATCGTTCTCCTTCCTTACCATGTGATGATGACGTTGCCGGAACCGCCGTTTCCTGCATAACCATTAGTTTTTCCCGGAGAACATCCACCTCCGCCGCCGCCTGTTCCAGCGGAACCGTCACTGGCATTCCAATTGTTGCCGCGTGCTGCCCCATGCCCTCCGCCTCCGGCTCCTCCTGGTGCTTGTATGCTTGATCCGCCATTACCATTGTATCCTCCGCCTCCACCGCCAGAATACAGAGTTCCTGTCCCAAATTCACGCGTTGTTGTCTTTTGTCCACCTCCTGCCATAGAACCACCCGCAGTATGGTTCCCGGCGCTCGAAGGTGTTGTAACATAAAAGCTATCATATCCATGGCTTCCATCAGAGCCACCAGCACCAGCTGCCTCATATTGCTCTCGACCGCTGGAGTACCCGTCTCCAGGTGCGCCACCTCCTGATCCACCATATCTTTGAACATACATCCATTTTGGTGGATTGTAATTCGTATAGTATCTTGCATTTCCTCCATGAGCCTCTACTAACGTTATACTATTGCTATCTGCCTGGGAAGTCCCTCCAGAAAGTCCTGCATCACCTCCAGCTCCAACAACAACATCTATTTTCTGCCCCGGCATAACAGATATTCCGCTTTTGTAAGCTGTATAACCTCCCCCACCTCCGCTCAAAGCGCTGACGGTTGAGGTGTCACCACCGCCTCCGCCACCAGTACAATGGATATTAATAACTCTTACTCCTGCCGGTACCGTAAACGTCCCCGAAGCAGTAAATGCCTGTCGGCCATGCGCCGTGGGTGCACAGGTCGCCTGCAAGTACCCGCTGTACTGATCCCCCGCACTACAGGTACAGTAAACCCAGATGCGGAAATAGTAAGTTGTCCCCGCCGCCAGACCACCAATGATCTGCGAGCTGGTCCCGTTCACCGCGCTGTTGCTTCCAACGCCGGTATACACCCTTCCATCGTTGATATTTGCCGGATAGCTGCCTGCCTTTGCGCAGATCGCAATGCCGCTGTATGGCCCCCTACTTGGGTTCTTCCATGTCGCCAGGACCTGGCTGGTCGAGTAAGGGGCTACGCTAAAAGACGCTACGGATGCGACCGTCATACTCCCGGTCCGCTTTACGCCGTCCTTCCAGTAAGTCTTGCCGTTTAACACGTACTTATCCTCCGCGGTCGCGCCGCCGGTCTGGCTGGCCAGACTGTTGGCCGTGACAGTCCCGCCCGGCGTATAACCTGCTGGGATTTTCTTGCTCTGTCCGCAATTGAGTGAAGCGTCCATACTTCCGTTGGGCGCCATCGTCCCCGCCACCGGCTCATCCCCGGAATCCTTCGTCACCGCTGTATACCCGGCAAGAACCTGTGCCTTCCCCGCCGTACACTCATCCGATGCAGCACCGCCTCC
Encoded here:
- a CDS encoding glycine-rich domain-containing protein encodes the protein MAESIIQKAGGGAASDECTAGKAQVLAGYTAVTKDSGDEPVAGTMAPNGSMDASLNCGQSKKIPAGYTPGGTVTANSLASQTGGATAEDKYVLNGKTYWKDGVKRTGSMTVASVASFSVAPYSTSQVLATWKNPSRGPYSGIAICAKAGSYPANINDGRVYTGVGSNSAVNGTSSQIIGGLAAGTTYYFRIWVYCTCSAGDQYSGYLQATCAPTAHGRQAFTASGTFTVPAGVRVINIHCTGGGGGGDTSTVSALSGGGGGYTAYKSGISVMPGQKIDVVVGAGGDAGLSGGTSQADSNSITLVEAHGGNARYYTNYNPPKWMYVQRYGGSGGGAPGDGYSSGREQYEAAGAGGSDGSHGYDSFYVTTPSSAGNHTAGGSMAGGGQKTTTREFGTGTLYSGGGGGGYNGNGGSSIQAPGGAGGGGHGAARGNNWNASDGSAGTGGGGGGCSPGKTNGYAGNGGSGNVIITW